One Phycisphaerae bacterium genomic window carries:
- a CDS encoding 4Fe-4S dicluster domain-containing protein, with the protein MKELVVISGKGGTGKTSLTASFAVLAGHAVVADCDVDAADLSLVLSPEIKVREEFRSGHEAAIRQADCVRCGACATYCRFEAVDQYMGGNGAPGPRGQHAACKGCDFCQRSCSLRTYEILREMWEASGAPGQPVFAIDPLACEGCGVCVRFCPVHAIDFIERVCGEWFVSDTRCGPLVHARLGPAAENSGKLVSVVRAQARDVAKSTGRELVIIDGAPGIGCPVIASLTGTAAALIVTEPTVSGQHDLERVAGVARHFGVPTWVCVNKWDLNPDMTTQIEAAARRHGMHVAGRVRYDQTVTAAQVAARTIVEFTTEGVARDVRALWQTLDACLRTSDAQPASGQDAVPGPAVELRSTT; encoded by the coding sequence ATGAAGGAACTGGTCGTCATCAGCGGCAAAGGCGGCACGGGCAAGACGAGCCTGACGGCATCGTTCGCGGTCCTGGCCGGCCACGCGGTGGTTGCAGATTGCGACGTGGACGCGGCGGACTTGTCGCTCGTCCTCTCGCCCGAGATCAAGGTGCGTGAGGAGTTCCGCAGCGGCCACGAGGCGGCTATCCGGCAGGCGGACTGCGTCCGTTGCGGGGCGTGCGCCACATACTGCCGCTTCGAGGCGGTGGACCAGTACATGGGGGGAAATGGCGCGCCCGGACCGCGCGGCCAGCATGCCGCCTGCAAGGGTTGCGACTTCTGCCAGCGCTCCTGTTCCTTGCGGACCTACGAAATCCTGCGCGAGATGTGGGAAGCGTCGGGTGCGCCAGGGCAACCTGTGTTCGCCATCGATCCGTTGGCGTGTGAAGGCTGCGGGGTCTGTGTCCGCTTCTGTCCCGTGCATGCCATCGACTTCATAGAGCGCGTCTGTGGCGAGTGGTTCGTCTCGGACACGCGCTGCGGGCCGCTGGTCCATGCGCGGCTCGGGCCTGCGGCTGAAAACTCGGGCAAGCTGGTGAGTGTCGTGCGTGCCCAGGCGCGGGACGTCGCCAAGAGCACGGGGCGCGAGCTGGTCATTATCGACGGTGCGCCCGGCATTGGCTGTCCGGTGATCGCTTCGCTGACCGGAACGGCCGCGGCCCTCATCGTTACGGAGCCGACCGTCAGTGGGCAACATGATCTGGAGCGCGTCGCCGGAGTGGCCCGGCATTTTGGCGTGCCCACGTGGGTCTGCGTGAACAAGTGGGACCTCAATCCGGATATGACGACGCAGATCGAGGCCGCGGCGCGCCGTCACGGCATGCACGTCGCCGGTCGCGTGCGCTACGACCAGACCGTCACGGCGGCCCAGGTGGCGGCGCGCACGATCGTTGAGTTCACAACCGAGGGCGTCGCGCGTGACGTGCGGGCCCTGTGGCAAACACTGGATGCGTGCCTGAGAACGTCGGATGCGCAGCCGGCATCGGGTCAAGACGCGGTGCCCGGACCGGCCGTTGAGTTGAGGAGCACAACATGA